The Arachis ipaensis cultivar K30076 chromosome B03, Araip1.1, whole genome shotgun sequence region TGGCTGTTCCGACCAAGCAAGCTTAGCGTGCTGCCATTGTATTTGCCTTCAGAGAAATCCAAGTTCATCACCATCAGCAACCCCATGTCGTTCTGCGAAGCAGAGGCGTAGATTCCCTGGGCTTTTCCCACGAGCTTCGAGCTGGGCTCGGGCCCCGCTGTCAAGGGGTCGTCGATCATGACCACGGCTCCGAAGAGGGTGGGGGAATGTTTTGTCACTTGGGCCTCGGCCACCCTTATGGCGGTGGGCTTTGGGCCGCTGACAATGTCGTGGAAGTAGAAGTGGAGGTGGCTGAGCTTCTCTTTGCGGAGGGCCAGAGATGTCGGAGAAATGCTTCGATAGAAGCGTGGTTGTTTGGCTGTTACATAGGacgagaagaggaagaagaggaccGTGAGTGTGGAGAAGAAGGTTAAGGCTTTGGTCAtggttgttaattgttattaGAGAAGTTCTGTGATTGCATTGGTTTTGGTGGATAAAGTTGGTATAAATttaatcaataaataaaatattgacccataataaaaaaaaattaaatctaaaattaaaatNCCAACATATAATAAGCTTAGCTTATATGAATCTTAATCATATCATAAACTTACTCACCTTAATATATAGCTTCTTATTAGTGTCACTGGAACTGTGAAATTATTGCCGTTCATATCATAAGCTTACTCATCACATGCTTCCAGTTTCTTTCTTTACCCTACTCTACTACAATTATTCCCTCCAAATTCTACTGTATCAATATTGGTATCAAAACGTCCTTTGATTAGATATCGGTAGCAATATAGGTAGCATTCATTTTAATGTTTGTCTCCTTCTCGCACTCCTTTTTTCTTTCTNNNNNNNNNNNNNNNNNNNNNNNNNNNNNNNNNNNNNNNNNNNNNNNNNNNNNNNNNNNNNNNNNNNNNNNNNNNNNNNNNNNNNNNNNNNNNNNNNNNNNNNNNNNNNNNNNNNNNNNNNNNNNNNNNNNNNNNNNNNNNNNNNNNNNNNNNNNNNNNNNNNNNNNNNNNNNNNNNNNNNNNNNNNNNNNNNNNNNNNNNNNNNNNNNNNNNNNNNNNNNNNNNNNNNNNNNNNNNNNNNNNNNNNNNNNNNNNNNNNNNNNNNNNNNNNNNNNNNNNNNNNNNNNNNNNNNNNNNNNNNNNNNNNNNNNNNNNNNNNNNNNNNNNNNNNNNNNNNNNNNNNNNNNNNNNNNNNNNNNNNNNNNNNNNNNNNNNNNNNNNNNNNNNNNNNNNNNNNNNNNNNNNNNNNNNNNNNNNNNNNNNNNNNNNNNNNNNNNNNNNNNNNNNNNNNNNNNNNNNNNNNNNNNNNNNNNNNNNNNNNNNNNNNNNNNNNNNNNNNNNNNNNNNNNNNNNNNNNNNNNNNNNNNNNNNNNNNNNNNNNNNNNNNNNNNNNNNNNNNNNNNNNNNNNNNNNNNNNNNNNNNNNNNNNNNNNNNNNNNNNNNNNNNNNNNNNNNNNNNNNNNNNNNNNNNNNNNNNNNNNNNNNNNNNNNNNNNNNNNNNNNNNNNNNNNNNNNNNNNNNNNNNNNNNNNNNNNNNNNNNNNNNNNNNNNNNNNNNNNNNNNNNNNNNNNNNNNNNNNNNNNNNNNNNNNNNNNNNNNNNNNNNNNNNNNNNNNNNNNNNNNNNNNNNNNNNNNNNNNNNNNNNNNNNNNNNNNNNNNNNNNNNNNNNNNNNNNNNNNNNNNNNNNNNNNNNNNNNNNNNNNNNNNNNNNNNNNNNNNNNNNNNNNNNNNNNNNNNNNNNNNNNNNNNNNNNNNNNNNNNNNNNNNNNNNNNNNNNNNNNNNNNNNNNNNNNNNNNNNNNNNNNNNNNNNNNNNNNNNNNNNNNNNNNNNNNNNNNNNNNNNNNNNNNNNNNNNNNNNNNNNNNNNNNNNNNNNNNNNNNNNNNNNNNNNNNNNNNNNNNNNNNNNNNNNNNNNNNNNNNNNNNNNNNNNNNNNNNNNNNNNNNNNNNNNNNNNNNNNNNNNNNNNNNNNNNNNNNNNNNNNNNNNNNNNNNNNNNNNNNNNNNNNNNNNNNNNNNNNNNNNNNNNNNNNNNNNNNNNNNNNNNNNNNNNNNNNNNNNNNNNNNNNNNNNNNNNNNNNNNNNNNNNNNNNNNNNNNNNNNNNNNNNNNNNNNNNNNNNNNNNNNNNNNNNNNNNNNNNNNNNNNNNNNNNNNNNNNNNNNNNNNNNNNNNNNNNNNNNNNNNNNNNNNNNNNNNNNNNNNNNNNNNNNNNNNNNNNNNNNNNNNNNNNNNNNNNNNNNNNNNNNNNNNNNNNNNNNNNNNNNNNNNNNNNNNNNNNNNNNNNNNNNNNNNNNNNNNNNNNNNNNNNNNNNNNNNNNNNNNNNNNNNNNNNNNNNNNNNNNNNNNNNNNNNNNNNNNNNNNNNNNNNNNNNNNNNNNNNNNNNNNNNNNNNNNNNNNNNNNNNNNNNNNNNNNNNNNNNNNNNNNNNNNNNNNNNNNNNNNNNNNNNNNNNNNNNNNNNNNNNNNNNNNNNNNNNNNNNNNNNNNNNNNNNNNNNNNNNNNNNNNNNNNNNNNNNNNNNNNNNNNNNNNNNNNNNNNNNNNNNNNNNNNNNNNNNNNNNNNNNNNNNNNNNNNNNNNNNNNNNNNNNNNNNNNNNNNNNNNNNNNNNNNNNNNNNNNNNNNNNNNNNNNNNNNNNNNNNNNNNNNNNNNNNNNNNNNNNNNNNNNNNNNNNNNNNNNNNNNNNNNNNNNNNNNNNNNNNNNNNNNNNNNNNNNNNNNNNNNNNNNNNNNNNNNNNNNNNNNNNNNNNNNNNNNNNNNNNNNNNNNNNNNNNNNNNNNNNNNNNNNNNNNNNNNNNNNNNNNNNNNNNNNNNNNNNNNNNNNNNNNNNNNNNNNNNNNNNNNNNNNNNNNNNNNNNNNNNNNNNNNNNNNNNNNNNNNNNNNNNNNNNNNNNNNNNNNNNNNNNNNNNNNNNNNNNNNNNNNNNNNNNNNNNNNNNNNNNNNNNNNNNNNNNNNNNNNNNNNNNNNNNNNNNNNNNNNNNNNNNNNNNNNNNNNNNNNNNNNNNNNNNNNNNNNNNNNNNNNNNNNNNNNNNNNNNNNNNNNNNNNNNNNNNNNNNNNNNNNNNNNNNNNNNNNNNNNNNNNNNNNNNNNNNNNNNNNNNNNNNNNNNNNNNNNNNNNNNNNNNNNNNNNNNNNNNNNNNNNNNNNNNNNNNNNNNNNNNNNNNNNNNNNNNNNNNNNNNNNNNNNNNNNNNNNNNNNNNNNNNNNNNNNNNNNNNNNNNNNNNNNNNNNNNNNNNNNNNNNNNNNNNNNNNNNNNNNNNNNNNNNNNNNNNNNNNNNNNNNNNNNNNNNNNNNNNNNNNNNNNNNNNNNNNNNNNNNNNNNNNNNNNNNNNNNNNNNNNNNNNNNNNNNNNNNNNNNNNNNNNNNNNNNNNNNNNNNNNNNNNNNNNNNNNNNNNNNNNNNNNNNNNNNNNNNNNNNNNNNNNNNNNNNNNNNNNNNNNNNNNNNNNNNNNNNNNNNNNNNNNNNNNNNNNNNNNNNNNNNNNNNNNNNNNNNNNNNNNNNNNNNNNNNNNNNNNNNNNNNNNNNNNNNNNNNNNNNNNNNNNNNNNNNNNNNNNNNNNNNNNNNNNNNNNNNNNNNNNNNNNNNNNNNNNNNNNNNNNNNNNNNNNNNNNNNNNNN contains the following coding sequences:
- the LOC107632492 gene encoding dirigent protein 11-like, encoding MTKALTFFSTLTVLFFLFSSYVTAKQPRFYRSISPTSLALRKEKLSHLHFYFHDIVSGPKPTAIRVAEAQVTKHSPTLFGAVVMIDDPLTAGPEPSSKLVGKAQGIYASASQNDMGLLMVMNLDFSEGKYNGSTLSLLGRNSHLILI